The genomic stretch CTGCTCGTCTTCCCGGCCCACCGCTTCAAGGCTCACCTCCGCGCCCTTCGCCAACCGCCGCCGCAGCGCCGCTTCATCCAAACCCATCACTTCATCCAGCTTCAAATACACCACGCCGCCTGTCATCCCCGAACAAAGCCACGGTCCAGGATCGCCCAACACCAGGCCGCGTCCGCTGGTCATGTATTCAAACGCGAAGCCTTTGATATTCGCCCGCGAGGCGATGCAGCCCAGTTCATCGCTGAGCGGCTGGCGCAACTTGCCCGCGATGATCAGGTCTGCGCCCGACAGCCGGATGCCCGCGCGCGAATCGGCATCGCCATGCACGATCAGCGTGCCGCCCTGTGCGCCGTAGCCGAAGCATTTGCCGACCGAGCCGTCGGTGCGATGGCCGTCGTGGTTCATGCCTTTCAGGATCGCAATCGTGCCGCCGCAACTGGATTTGGCGGCGCTGTCCTGCACGCCGCCTTCGACGGTGATGTCTACGCCGGCGATGTTGTAGGCGCCCAGGCCGTTGCCGGAAATCGAGCCTTCGGTGAAATGGAGCAGGGCGCGTTTGAAATGCGCGGGCATTTTGTTTTGCGCCTGCGCGCGCGCCAGCTTGCCCGACAGGTGCGTGCCGAGCGAACGATCCACCGAGGTAACTTTGTCGTCCTCAAAAATCGCCACCGACTTGCCTTTCTCGATCAGGCCGTAGATTTCATCCGAGACGATCTTGGTCAGCGAGGTGCGCGGGCGATAGGCGCGCCCGATGTGGTCTTCGCGCAACTCTTCGGGTTCGTAGGTCTCCTGCAACTCGACGCCGTTGAGCAGGTAGCTCAGGTCAATGCGCTCGAGTTCGCGCGTCTGTTTCAGCAGTTCGGAACGCCCGACCAAATCCTGCGTGCGGGTGTAACCGAGCCGCATGGTGACGATGCCGATCTCGTTGATGACGTGGGTGAAGAAGTTGACGAGGCCGTCCACCGCTTTGTCGTATTCGCGCGGCGTGTATTTTTTCGCGCCGCCGGCCTTGGCGTCCTCTTCGGTTTTGAAGTGCGCGGTGATGCCGACGTGACAGGTGCCGGTGTTGCATTCGCGGCAACTGGTACAACCGACCGCTGCCATCGCCATCGTGCCGAAGCCGACGCGGTTCGCGCCCAGCAACATCAGCTTGACGACATCGGTGCCCGATTTGATGCCGCCGTCGGCCCAGACTTCGACGCGGTCGCGCAGACCGGCTTTCAATAAAGCGCGATGGGCTTCTTTGACGCCGATTTCGACGGGCATGCCGACGTGGCGCAGCGCGTGTTTGCGGGCCGCGCCGGTGCCGCCGTCATAACCGCTGATGGCGATGATGTCGGCGTGGGCTTTGGCAACGCCGGTGGCGATGGGGCCGATGAAGGGCACCGCCGGAATCTTGACCGAAATTTTGGCGTGCGGGTTGGCGGTCTTGAGTTCCGCAATCACCTGCGCGAGGTCTTCGATGGAATAGATGTCGTGGTTGTTCGAGGGCGAGAGCAAATCAATGCCGCGCGGCGTGTGGCGTGTCTTGGCGATCAACTCGGTGACTTTCATGCCGGGCAGGTGGCCGCCTTCGCCAGGCTTCGCGCCCTGGCCGATTTTGATTTCGAGGAAGTCGGCGCAGTTGAGCAAGTGAATGTTGACGCCGAAACGGCCTGAGGCGACTTGCTGCCCGCGATACTCTTTGTACTTGCCCATCATGTCGGGGATTTCGCCGCCTTCGCCGTTCATGGCGACGATCTTGAGGCGCTTGGCCCCTTCGGCGTAGGCGCGAAAGGTCGTCTCGCCTTGCGAACCGAAACTCATCGCCGCGATGAAAATGGGCGCGCTGTGATTGCCGATCTTGGTGTCGGCGTAATTGCGCGTGACGATGGCGCGTTCGTTTAGGTCTAGCAGGTGGCGCAGCGAGACGGGCGTGTCGCGCTCAATCTCTTGCAGCTTGGCGATGAAGTTTTCGTAGCGTTCCTCTTTGCGCGCGACCTTGCCGGCGGCGCTCCAAACATAGGGTTGACGGCGGTATTCGCGCGCCAAACCCGACGTGCCCGTGAGCGTCTTGGTGTTGGCGGGTTTCTCGGCCTGTTTGCGGCGCGCCGCGAGGCGTTCGCGCAATTCGCCATCGAGTTTTCCGACTGTCAGACCGGCCTTGTCAGAACCGCAGTAATTCTTGATGCCAAAGGTGTCGGCGATTTCATTGGAGAGGCCGACCGAGGCGAAGAGCCGTCCGTAGCCATCCAGTTCGTGCACGCCCATCGTGGACATGACTTTTTCGATGCCGGTGTGTTGCATCGAAAACAGCCCGCGCAAAGCTTTCTTCGCGGATTCTTCATCAACGGCATCACGCAGCGCGACTTCGTACATCGCGTAAGGATTCACCGCGTCGGCGCCGCAACCCAGCGCGAAACAGATGTCGTGCAGGTTGCGAATCTGGCCGGATTTCAGCACGAGGCTGCATTGACGACGCAAGCTTTCGCCAGATGTCTTTTCGGCTTCGTTGCCCAAACCGCTGACGACATCCGAAGTGATGGCGCAGCCGGAGACCGAAATTTCGATCTGGCTGTTCAGCGCCTGATCCACGGCGGCCAGCGCGAGATGGGCGTCAATGAACAGTTTGTATTCGTTGAAACCCTCGGAATCATCGAGCACGAGCAGCGTGACACCTGCGGCAACGGCTGCGCGCGCCTGTTGCTTGAGGCGCGCCAGCGCCTGTTCCAGCGTGTCGTCTTCGTCGTAACTGAGATCAAGCGTGCGGGCGACCAAGCCGGAGGGCATCGAATCGAGCGTGCTAATGCCGCCACCGCCACTTTGTTTCAAACGGCGCAAACTGCCTTCAGCAGAAAACGGATTGGCCTCGACACTCTCGCTGAATTCACGCGCGAGGTCGTCAATCAAACAGGTACCGAACTCTTGCGCAAGGGCGCGATGCGCGGCGAGTTGCATCGGTTTTACGGCAGCCGTGCCGCCCAGCAGGATCGGCGATTTGAGTTCCAGTTGTTGCGTCAGCGTGCCGCCTTCGACTAGCGAAGGACGGCGGCCCAGGAAGATGCGCACGCTGAAATGATCGCCCTCGCGCACGCGATCAATCGCGGGGTTGGTGACGACGGCGACGCGCTCGTGGAAGTAATCCGCCAGATTGCGGCGGACTTTCGAGAACGCGGCGAGCGGGCCGTCGTAACCCAGTCCGCTCAGCGGGTCTTTGCCCGAAGCCATCGTCATCACGTTGTCCACTTCTTCTTTCGTCCAGCCCAGCGCGGCCAGCGCATCGGTGGCGGCCAGCGCGCGTTCGATCTTGAGCACGCGCTCCTGCTTTTCGTCTTCGTAGGCGACAGCGTCTTCGGGCGATTCGTTTTCGAGCGTGATGCTTTCTTCTTCTTTTGCCGGATTGGCGGGAAAGGCGAAACTCGCGGCATTGAGCGCGACTTCATTCAAGCGGCGGAAGTCGTAGCGGTGCGAGGCCAGTTCAAAAATGCGCTGTTGCAATTCCTGATGCTCAAACACCTCGACGCTGCTGCCGCGCCGCAAGAGCAGGCCCATCTTTTCGCCGGGCGCCATCGGACGCGGATCGTCAGTCATCGCTTCGAGCGGCACGACGCCTTTTTCGGATGAAGCGAAATACTCTTTTTCCGTCGCGCCGAACCAGAGCGGGCGCAAGCCGAGCGCGTCGCAGCTAAACACGATCTCGTCGCCTTCGCGCGCGATGATCGCCGCCGGCCCTTGCGCCATCGAACCAAAGGCGCGGCGGAAGTAGCGATGGAAGTCTTTCATCGCCTTGTCGTGCTTTTCGCTCTCGCTCCACACGGGCGGGAAGATGATTTCGAGCGTCTCCATCAGCGAGAGGCCGTAGTTGAACATCAGGCTCTCGACGACGCGGTCGAGGATTTGCGAATCGCTGGCGCTGCCGGGCAATTGGAAGCCCAGGGCGATGGCTTCGCGCGTGAGGCGGTCAATCGAATTGATTTCGCCGTTGTGGCCCAGCGTCGAAAACATCTGCGCTTTTTCTGCCGCCGAATTGGTGTTGGTCGAATAGCGCCCGTGGCCCAGCGTAATGGCCGATTTGAATTCGGGGCGCGACAGTTCGGGGAAATAACGGCGCAGGGCTTCGGCATCGCCGCGCACTTTGTACACGACGCTGGTCTTGCTCAAACTGACGACGTGCAGCGGCAGTTCGCGTTCGAGTTGCAGATGAATCTGGAATGAGTCGCGGTTTTCGATGCGGCGCGCCGCGCGCGGGATCGCACCAATTTGCCAGAAGAGCGGTTCGTTGGCGCGGGCGAGCGGCCCCAGCGTTTCGCGCCGGTTCTGGGCATCTTGTTCAAAGACGACTTCCATGCCGCCCTGCTCGAAAATTTCCAACGCGCGCCGTTTAATGTCAGCGTGTTGCGCGCGTTCGCTGGCGGGGAGCATCAGGTGCGCGACGGTGAAATAGGGATGATGGACGGTATCGCCGATGAGGCTGCGATCCTCCAGCCAATGCCGCCAGATTTCGCGCGGGATGTCGGTTTGAATGCCCGCGCCGTCGCCTTCGCCGGCGATCTCGCCGGTGCGGTGGCCCATCTTGGTCAGGGCTTCGAGCGTGCGTTTGACGTTGCCGTGCGAAGGCCGGCCATCGCGTTTGACATTCGCCACGATGGCGCAGGCATCGCGTTCCGTTTCGATTCCGAGTATTTCCAGTAAAGTCATGATGTTCTCAGTAGTCAGTGCTTAACGTTTGATTACCGTTCTCGGTATTGCTTCAGCAAAGCAAAAAGCCCCAGCCAGTTTCCTGAAACTCGCTGGGGCTTTGTGGCTAAATTCTGCGTCGTCTTTTATCTGTTGCCGCCAGCGTGCTTGCGTTTTTTCGAGGGAATGCGCTTCGCATTCGAGGCCGCCCTGCGCGATGCCTTTACAGGTACCAGCAAGATAGCAATGCCCGCTGCCGAAAGCGGCGGGAGTACACACGCGCTCACTGCCGCTGATCCCGTCGCAAACACACCACGCGTGCTGAACGCCAAAATGGCAGCCCAGACCGAGCGCAAATTATGCGATTGCGGTTTCATCAGCCGTAGCTCGTTTCTCAATACTGCAATTGTGACGATGAGGGAAGCTCAGTCACCCCAACAAGTGATCTGAAAAGCTGGTAAAGCATTGGCAAGATACGCAGTTGAACTTGGTTTGTCCAATGAAATGAATTTATCCGATGATTAAACCGCCTCATTGTTCGGCATGCAGTAACAAATCTTCTTCACTTCAAAAGAGTTGGGGGGGACGCCGTTCAGCCAGCCCGATGCCAGTGTTTGCCGTAAAGAAAGCCGAGCAGATGCCAGAGCGCCAGTTCGCCGTTAAAACGCTGGCCTGCGCCACTTTGCCCATGCGGCAAGTTCAACACCAGCGCGCGCACGCCTGCCAACGCTTGCGCAAACAGGAAGCGCGGCACGCCCAGCAAATAGGGGACGGTTTGTGGACGTTCGCGGTCAATCAACCCGTGGCTGACGCCATTCCAAAACACGCGGCGGCGGTAATAGTGTTTGGTCAGGCGTTCGGGCGGCACGTAATGATGGATCACCAGATCGGGCCGGTATTCGCCGCGCGCGCCTGCGGCCAGCAGCCGGTCGCTCATATCCTGGTCTTCGCCCGCCAGCAAATCGCGGCTGCCCCGTCCGAGATGGGGCGCGTAAAGGCCGACACGTTGCAACACCGCCCGGCGAATCACTGCGTTGCCGCCCATCAGCATCCCGCTGTAATCGTGCCCAAAGCGTTGCACCGTCTCGCCGGCTTCGACCAAACCGAGCACCGCGCCGTACCCTGGCGGCAGCCAACCCGGCGCCGCCTGACTCCAACGCGGTTTGCACGGGCCGCCGATGAAATCCACCTCGGGGCGTTGGAACACCGCGCAGACACAGTCAAACCAGTCCGCCGCCACTTCTTCATCATCATCAATCAAGCCGATCAACGTCCCAGCCGTCGCGGCAATGCCGTGATTCAAAGCGTGCGAGCGGCCTTGCTGCGCTTCAAACAGGTAATGCAGCCTTAATTGCGCGTGCGCAAAACGCGCCTGATAGCTTGCCACAACCTGGCGCGTGGTATCGGATGAATTGTTGTCCACGACCGTAATTTGCACACTCAGGCCAGGCGGCTGTTGAGCAACCAACAGGCTTTCAAGCGTGCGCAGTAGCAAAGCCGCGCGATTGTAGGTGGGAATGATGACATCCAGCGTCAAACTGCCGCGCGCCGGGATGGTGGTTGCCGCAACAACGGCATGCTCTGCCGACCATACAGCAGTTGTGGGCTGAAGCTTCTCTTGCTCGAAATCCGCCATGAAATCCTTACTGTGGGGCCGTGGGGCCTATCAGGGGAACTGCGCAATGGGAAGGAAGGCGCGGATTCTAGCCCAGGCCGGAAAGGCGCACAAATCCAGCCCGCCTAACCGACAGAGTCGGGGCTAAAGGAAACGCCAGTTTGGTTTTCCGAACTACCTCGCTATAATCGCCGCGCACTTTTTGCGCCCCGCGAAAAGCTGCCTATTCCGCAGTATGAGGACAACATGGAGATTACCGTTAGAAGCAACGACACGGTCACGATCATTGATTTGAATGGAAATTTAACCATCGGGCGCAGCGAAGAAGCGTTGCGCGAAACCGTCACCCGTCTGATCGGCGAAGAGCGCCGGCACGTGCTGCTCAATCTGGCCGAGGTGCCGATGATTGACAGTTCCGGCATCGGCGCCATCATCAAATCGTTCACCAGCCTGCAAGACAGCCAAGGCAAGCTGAAAGTGTTGCGGCCCTCACGCATGGCACGGCAACTGTTGACCATCACCGGCCTGATGTCGGTCTTGGAATCTTACGAAGACGAGGCGAAAGCGATTTCATCTTTTTAGCTAGATGTTGGATGTTAGATGCTGGATGCTAGCGGCGCTTGCCAGCATCCAGCATCTAACATCCAACATCCCTTCTTATGCAAAAGGCGGCGCAACTCAAAGTCATCAACCGGTTCGGGGCGGAAAAACTTTTCACGCTCGATAAACCGCTGTTCACCATCGGACGCAAGGCCGAAAACGACCTGCAATTGCTGTCTGACACCGTCTCGCGCCAACACGCCGAAATCGTCTTTCAGGACGGCACCTATTTCATCGTGGACATCGGCAGCAAGCGCGGCACCTTCGTCAACGACCAGCGCGTCGAGCGCATCGCCTTGCAACACCAAGACCGCATCCGCGTGGGCGGCGATGAAGAGCAATTCCTGATCTTCCTGGATCAAACCGTCGAGCAGGCTTCGATCATCTTCGACACTGGCACTTATCAAGCGCGCCCGCAAACCTATGACCGCGCCCCCGAAGCTTCGGCCAACGAAGAATTGCAAAAGCTCTCGCGCTATCTGGAAGTCAACCAGGCCTTCAAATTCTCGATGTCGCCTGACGACGTGCTGTGTCTGATCGTAGACGCGGCGATTGAAATGGCCCAGGCCGAACGCGGCTTTCTGATGCTGCTCAACGAGCGCGGCGATTTGGAATTTAAGGTCGCGCGCGACAAACACCGCAACTGGCTGCTCGGCAATGATTTTTCGATGAGCCGCTCGGTCGTCGAAGAAGCCTTCAAACAAAACCGCAGCATCATCGTCAACGAAACCAACCAGCCCGATGTGCCCGACCGCCAAAGCGTGCGCGACCTCGAATTGCACACCATCGCCTGCATCCCGCTGCGCAGCTTCCAAATGAACGAGCAGATGGACGCGACAACCATCCTCAAACGTGATGTGATCGGCGTGCTCTATGTGGATAGCCACTTCATCAAAAACTCGCTCACGCCGACCTCGCTGCGCCTGCTCGAATCGCTCGCGTTTGAAGCGACCAAGACGCTCGAAAGCGTCCGGCTAATGCACGAGGAAGAGGACAAGAAACACCTACAGGAAGAACTCAAACTGGCCGGACAGGTGCAAGCCGCCCTTGCGCCAACCTCATTCAAGCAACCGGCGCATTTTGAAGTCGCCGCGACCTCGCTGCCTTCGCGGGATGTGGGCGGTGATTTTTACGAATTGATCCAACTCAAAGATGGCCGCTGTGTTTTCTCTGTCGGTGATGTAGCGGGCAAAGGCATCGCCGCTGCCATTCTGGCCGCTGTCGCGCAAGGGGCGCTCCAAGCGCTTTTCATCGCCAACCTGCCATTGACCGATGTCATCGCCAATCTGAACAAGGCAGTCGTGCTGCGTTCAGAATCCAACCGCTTCATCACGCTGTTTTGCGCGGTGCTCGATGCGCAAGGCCATCTAACCTATATCAACGCTGGGCACAACCTGCCGATACTGGCGCGCACGGCGGGCGGCTTTGAAACGCTGACGACCAAGTCGGTCGTGCTGGGCGCGTTCGATTTTGCCAAATACGAAGCGCGCCAGACGCGCATGCTGGCCGGTGACGTGCTGGTCATTTACAGCGACGGCGTCACCGAAGCTGTCAACGCCGCTAACGAAATGTTTGGCGAAGAACGGCTGGAACAACTCATCCAAGTGAGCGTTGGTTTGAGCGCCGAAGAAATTAAAAGTCGTGTGATGAACGATGTGCTGGCCTTTACCAGAGGCTTGCCGCAAAGCGACGACATCACATTGATTGTGCTGAAAATGAAGTAGGCGCGAAAGGAGTTAAGTTATGACTACAACCGGCACGGTTGCCATTGAAGCTGCCGCCGAAGCGAATGCTGAAGCGACTGCCAACGTTACGGTAGAAAATATTTTGGAGCAGTACAAGCAACTCTCGTTGCGCGACCGGCAGCGGTTGGTCGAAGCCTTGACCGGGCGTTATTTTCCGCCGCCCGCCGAATGGTTCAAGAGCCGCGTCATCAGCACGAAGGAACCGTATAACCCGCGCACAAAGGAATATGAGTGGCTGGATCAGCACCGGTACGAATACATCGGCGAATGGCTGGCGCTCGAAGGTGACCGCTTGGTGGCACACGACCCGATTGCCAAAGAGGTATTTGCCAAGGTCAGGAAACTCGGCTGTCAGGACGCTTATTTTGTCTACGTGCATGATCCTGACATGCCTTTCGTGGATGCTTGAACAATGATCACGCAATTGCACTTTTCCGTCAGCCGCCGCTTCAAGACGACCGCGCTAGGCATCCTCATTCCGGGTGCGCTAGAACGCAACGGCGTGCGCGCCGGGTTTGAGGCGAAAGTTGATCCTGGCAGCGAGTATTGCCTGTTTTCGCGTGAGCTTGCCGACCAGTTGGGCATCGAAGTGCTGGACGGACTGCCCGTGCGCCTGAGCACTCTGGCGGGCGGGCTGACGGCGAATGCACATTGGGTGACGTTGCACACGCTGGGTCTCAGCTTTGAATCGTTCTGCTGTTTCACCCGGCTTATGGAACCGACCGCAACATCCTGGGCCACCAAGGCTGGCTCAATAATTTGCACATGGCGCTGACGATGAATGATGAAATGATCCATCTAAAATCTCTCGTTGACGCCGAAGAATCATAATGACAAGGACAGGTGCTTGAATTTATGGCGCAAACTTATATCGCCGACATCGGCAAACATCTTGGTGAAGAAGTCACGCTGAAAGGCTGGCTTTACAACAAACGTTCGAGCGGCAAGCTCGGCTTTCTGGAAATCCGCGATGGTTCCGGCCTGATTCAAGGCGTCGTCTCAAAGAAAGAAGTAGACGAGCAAACCTGGGCCAATAGCGAACAGGCCACGCAGGAATCGGCGATCATCGTCACCGGCGTGCCGCGCGAACATCCCAAAAAACCGGGTGTCTATGAACTGGATGTCAAAACCCTCGTGCTCGTGCATCAGGCGCAAGAGTATCCGATCACGCCGAAAGAACATGGCGTCGAGTTCCTGATGGATCATCGCCATCTGTGGCTGCGGTCGCGGCGGCAACACGCGATCCTGCGCGTGCGCCACACGATCATCAAAGCCGTGCGCGACTTCTTCGATAACAACGGCTTCACGCTCTGCGACACGCCCATCTTCACGCCCGCCGCTTGCGAAGGCACGACGACGCTCTTTGAGGTCAATTACTTTGACGACGAGAAAGCCTATCTCTCGCAATCCGGCCAGCTTTACAACGAAGCGACCGCTGCCGCCTTCGGCAAAGTCTATTGCTTCGGCCCGACCTTTCGCGCCGAAAAATCGAAGACGCGCCGCCACCTGACCGAGTTCTGGATGGTCGAGCCGGAAGTCGCTTATGCCAAGCTGAACGACGTGATGGAACTGGCGGAGAATTTCATCAGCTACGTCGTCGGGCGCGCGCTGGAAACGCGGCAGGAAGAGTTGAAAATTCTCGAACGCGACACCACGCAACTCGAAAAGGTCATGCCGCCCTTCCCACGGCTGCAATACGACGACGCCGTCAAAATGCTGCAAGCCGCGCACGCCGAGGGCAAAGTCGAAAACAATTTCGAGTGGGGCGGCGATTTTGGCGCGCCGGATGAGACTTACCTATCGTCGCAATTCGAAAAGCCGGTGCTGGTGCATCGTTACCCCGCCGCGATCAAGGCGTTTTACATGGAACCCGATCCCGAACGGCCCGACTTGGCGCTTTGCGTGGATGTGCTCGCGCCGGAAGGTTACGGCGAAGTCATCGGCGGCGGCGAACGCGCGTCGTCACTGGACTATCTGCTCAAACAGATTGCTGCGCACGGCTTGCCGGAAGAGGCCTTCGATTGGTATCTCGACTTGCGCAGGTACGGCTCCGTCCCGCACGGCGGCTTCGGCATGGGCATCGAACGCTGCGTCGCCTGGGTCTGTGGCCTCGAACACGTGCGCGAAACCATTCCCTTCCCCCGCATGCTTTATCGCTTGAAACCTTAAACCAGTGGATAGTTGACAGTGGATAGTTGATAGTTTCGTCCTTGAAGCAACTATCCACTGTCAACTATCCACTATCCCACTCTTCTCCCCCTAATTGCCCCGTTTCAAAGAGAAGAAGAGTTATGGCTACTACATTTGAAATACAGGCTGCCGAAGTGCTGCCAAAAACCGTTGCTTCCCAACAATCAGCCACGCATCTCACAGCCTGGCTGAGCGAGTTTGAAGAGAAAATCGCGTCGGATTTCCGCCAGCGCACCCAACTCGATTACAAGGAAACCATTCAACAGATCATTGACGCCGCCGAACCGCAGCCGGGCATGCACGTGCTCGACGCGGCCACCGGCAGTGGCGTGATCGCGCGTCAATTCGTCGGACGCGTCGGCGATCAAGGCCGCATCATCGGCGCTGACACTGCCGACCGCGTCGAA from Acidobacteriota bacterium encodes the following:
- a CDS encoding alpha-hydroxy-acid oxidizing protein, translating into MTLLEILGIETERDACAIVANVKRDGRPSHGNVKRTLEALTKMGHRTGEIAGEGDGAGIQTDIPREIWRHWLEDRSLIGDTVHHPYFTVAHLMLPASERAQHADIKRRALEIFEQGGMEVVFEQDAQNRRETLGPLARANEPLFWQIGAIPRAARRIENRDSFQIHLQLERELPLHVVSLSKTSVVYKVRGDAEALRRYFPELSRPEFKSAITLGHGRYSTNTNSAAEKAQMFSTLGHNGEINSIDRLTREAIALGFQLPGSASDSQILDRVVESLMFNYGLSLMETLEIIFPPVWSESEKHDKAMKDFHRYFRRAFGSMAQGPAAIIAREGDEIVFSCDALGLRPLWFGATEKEYFASSEKGVVPLEAMTDDPRPMAPGEKMGLLLRRGSSVEVFEHQELQQRIFELASHRYDFRRLNEVALNAASFAFPANPAKEEESITLENESPEDAVAYEDEKQERVLKIERALAATDALAALGWTKEEVDNVMTMASGKDPLSGLGYDGPLAAFSKVRRNLADYFHERVAVVTNPAIDRVREGDHFSVRIFLGRRPSLVEGGTLTQQLELKSPILLGGTAAVKPMQLAAHRALAQEFGTCLIDDLAREFSESVEANPFSAEGSLRRLKQSGGGGISTLDSMPSGLVARTLDLSYDEDDTLEQALARLKQQARAAVAAGVTLLVLDDSEGFNEYKLFIDAHLALAAVDQALNSQIEISVSGCAITSDVVSGLGNEAEKTSGESLRRQCSLVLKSGQIRNLHDICFALGCGADAVNPYAMYEVALRDAVDEESAKKALRGLFSMQHTGIEKVMSTMGVHELDGYGRLFASVGLSNEIADTFGIKNYCGSDKAGLTVGKLDGELRERLAARRKQAEKPANTKTLTGTSGLAREYRRQPYVWSAAGKVARKEERYENFIAKLQEIERDTPVSLRHLLDLNERAIVTRNYADTKIGNHSAPIFIAAMSFGSQGETTFRAYAEGAKRLKIVAMNGEGGEIPDMMGKYKEYRGQQVASGRFGVNIHLLNCADFLEIKIGQGAKPGEGGHLPGMKVTELIAKTRHTPRGIDLLSPSNNHDIYSIEDLAQVIAELKTANPHAKISVKIPAVPFIGPIATGVAKAHADIIAISGYDGGTGAARKHALRHVGMPVEIGVKEAHRALLKAGLRDRVEVWADGGIKSGTDVVKLMLLGANRVGFGTMAMAAVGCTSCRECNTGTCHVGITAHFKTEEDAKAGGAKKYTPREYDKAVDGLVNFFTHVINEIGIVTMRLGYTRTQDLVGRSELLKQTRELERIDLSYLLNGVELQETYEPEELREDHIGRAYRPRTSLTKIVSDEIYGLIEKGKSVAIFEDDKVTSVDRSLGTHLSGKLARAQAQNKMPAHFKRALLHFTEGSISGNGLGAYNIAGVDITVEGGVQDSAAKSSCGGTIAILKGMNHDGHRTDGSVGKCFGYGAQGGTLIVHGDADSRAGIRLSGADLIIAGKLRQPLSDELGCIASRANIKGFAFEYMTSGRGLVLGDPGPWLCSGMTGGVVYLKLDEVMGLDEAALRRRLAKGAEVSLEAVGREDEQNLKELLGKYINALDEQKQEAEAVRRLLSDWQGTFVKAVPKKK
- a CDS encoding glycosyltransferase family 2 protein, whose protein sequence is MADFEQEKLQPTTAVWSAEHAVVAATTIPARGSLTLDVIIPTYNRAALLLRTLESLLVAQQPPGLSVQITVVDNNSSDTTRQVVASYQARFAHAQLRLHYLFEAQQGRSHALNHGIAATAGTLIGLIDDDEEVAADWFDCVCAVFQRPEVDFIGGPCKPRWSQAAPGWLPPGYGAVLGLVEAGETVQRFGHDYSGMLMGGNAVIRRAVLQRVGLYAPHLGRGSRDLLAGEDQDMSDRLLAAGARGEYRPDLVIHHYVPPERLTKHYYRRRVFWNGVSHGLIDRERPQTVPYLLGVPRFLFAQALAGVRALVLNLPHGQSGAGQRFNGELALWHLLGFLYGKHWHRAG
- a CDS encoding STAS domain-containing protein, with product MEITVRSNDTVTIIDLNGNLTIGRSEEALRETVTRLIGEERRHVLLNLAEVPMIDSSGIGAIIKSFTSLQDSQGKLKVLRPSRMARQLLTITGLMSVLESYEDEAKAISSF
- a CDS encoding SpoIIE family protein phosphatase is translated as MQKAAQLKVINRFGAEKLFTLDKPLFTIGRKAENDLQLLSDTVSRQHAEIVFQDGTYFIVDIGSKRGTFVNDQRVERIALQHQDRIRVGGDEEQFLIFLDQTVEQASIIFDTGTYQARPQTYDRAPEASANEELQKLSRYLEVNQAFKFSMSPDDVLCLIVDAAIEMAQAERGFLMLLNERGDLEFKVARDKHRNWLLGNDFSMSRSVVEEAFKQNRSIIVNETNQPDVPDRQSVRDLELHTIACIPLRSFQMNEQMDATTILKRDVIGVLYVDSHFIKNSLTPTSLRLLESLAFEATKTLESVRLMHEEEDKKHLQEELKLAGQVQAALAPTSFKQPAHFEVAATSLPSRDVGGDFYELIQLKDGRCVFSVGDVAGKGIAAAILAAVAQGALQALFIANLPLTDVIANLNKAVVLRSESNRFITLFCAVLDAQGHLTYINAGHNLPILARTAGGFETLTTKSVVLGAFDFAKYEARQTRMLAGDVLVIYSDGVTEAVNAANEMFGEERLEQLIQVSVGLSAEEIKSRVMNDVLAFTRGLPQSDDITLIVLKMK
- the asnS gene encoding asparagine--tRNA ligase, with amino-acid sequence MAQTYIADIGKHLGEEVTLKGWLYNKRSSGKLGFLEIRDGSGLIQGVVSKKEVDEQTWANSEQATQESAIIVTGVPREHPKKPGVYELDVKTLVLVHQAQEYPITPKEHGVEFLMDHRHLWLRSRRQHAILRVRHTIIKAVRDFFDNNGFTLCDTPIFTPAACEGTTTLFEVNYFDDEKAYLSQSGQLYNEATAAAFGKVYCFGPTFRAEKSKTRRHLTEFWMVEPEVAYAKLNDVMELAENFISYVVGRALETRQEELKILERDTTQLEKVMPPFPRLQYDDAVKMLQAAHAEGKVENNFEWGGDFGAPDETYLSSQFEKPVLVHRYPAAIKAFYMEPDPERPDLALCVDVLAPEGYGEVIGGGERASSLDYLLKQIAAHGLPEEAFDWYLDLRRYGSVPHGGFGMGIERCVAWVCGLEHVRETIPFPRMLYRLKP